In Desulfomonile tiedjei DSM 6799, a genomic segment contains:
- a CDS encoding PxxKW family cysteine-rich protein has product MQCVTLKKGVECAFMTRKGCNFNGGRCHSVVDSCQGCSRAASFEEGTFCTVAPNPAVKWARGSCNFATHLERKAVEQTQKINPLKASKRAAASKKK; this is encoded by the coding sequence ATGCAGTGCGTAACCTTGAAAAAGGGAGTCGAATGTGCATTTATGACCCGAAAAGGGTGCAATTTCAACGGCGGCCGGTGCCATTCGGTCGTCGATTCTTGCCAGGGCTGTTCCCGAGCCGCCTCCTTCGAGGAAGGCACATTCTGCACGGTAGCCCCTAACCCCGCCGTCAAATGGGCACGCGGATCCTGTAATTTCGCAACCCATCTCGAACGCAAAGCCGTTGAACAAACGCAAAAAATTAACCCCTTGAAAGCATCCAAGAGAGCCGCGGCTTCAAAGAAAAAGTAA
- a CDS encoding thiamine pyrophosphate-dependent enzyme, which produces MTTKAVKSLPKEEFILPGTRSCAACGLMLTYRHALKALDPGKTIVAVPASCMTVLHGVYPITPVKVICVNNPFAATGAAASGIVAGLRATGKTDYTVVAFAGDGGTYDIGIQSLSGAMERGTDFIYICYDNEGYMNTGTQRSSASPAGAVTTTTPILAKLQHKKDMLKIVEAHRIPYVASASPAYPLDLYDKVRSAKETAGSRYIEVHAPCPPGWGFPNKDLIKTGKLAVDTGIHVLYEIRDGAFRLTSKSLQLAEKGRKKTVASYVKGQTRFRRITEEQIQQLQDFADIRWNEFLERHAKGR; this is translated from the coding sequence ATGACCACGAAGGCGGTTAAGTCTTTACCAAAAGAAGAATTCATTCTCCCGGGAACGCGTTCTTGCGCAGCTTGCGGTCTCATGCTCACGTATCGCCATGCCTTGAAAGCTCTCGACCCCGGAAAGACTATTGTGGCTGTTCCTGCCAGTTGCATGACGGTTCTTCACGGAGTTTATCCCATTACTCCCGTGAAAGTGATCTGCGTAAATAATCCCTTTGCTGCCACAGGAGCTGCCGCATCGGGCATAGTTGCCGGACTACGGGCTACGGGAAAAACGGATTACACCGTTGTTGCCTTTGCAGGAGACGGCGGAACATACGATATCGGCATTCAGTCCCTTTCAGGAGCCATGGAGAGGGGAACCGATTTCATTTATATCTGCTACGATAATGAAGGATATATGAATACGGGCACCCAACGATCCAGTGCCAGCCCTGCCGGAGCCGTAACCACCACCACTCCCATACTCGCGAAGCTGCAGCATAAGAAGGATATGTTGAAGATCGTGGAGGCACACCGTATTCCTTATGTTGCCTCTGCCTCTCCTGCGTATCCTCTGGACCTTTACGACAAAGTCCGCTCGGCCAAGGAAACCGCTGGCTCCAGGTATATTGAAGTACACGCACCGTGTCCTCCGGGATGGGGTTTCCCCAATAAGGATTTGATAAAAACCGGAAAATTGGCAGTAGATACGGGTATTCACGTTCTTTACGAAATACGTGACGGTGCGTTCAGGCTTACCTCAAAATCATTGCAGCTTGCGGAAAAAGGACGGAAGAAGACCGTAGCGAGTTATGTCAAAGGACAGACCCGGTTCAGGAGAATTACGGAAGAGCAGATCCAACAGTTGCAGGATTTCGCGGACATTCGATGGAATGAATTTCTGGAGAGACACGCCAAAGGCCGGTGA
- a CDS encoding transketolase C-terminal domain-containing protein, giving the protein MKDVRIITANTAAAIAAALCRVQVIAAYPITPQTPVTEELAAMVERDELQAEYLTVESEHSAMASMVAASQMGARVFTASSANGLLYMHEMLHWAAGSRVPVVMACVNRGVGAPWTILNDQQDSISQRDTGWIQLYCRNSQEVLDTLIQAYRIAETVSIPVMVCYDGFTLSHASTPVEVPPTASVDKFLDGCSNSSGIVHGTYMNLNPLILSEPRQDVDGDLRPGYMDLRFRLQEDLVSALDTIGETDRTFGKIVGRSWGGLVWSYGMDDAEHALVSMGSLASECTVGADALRKKGIRAGVLGVRTYRPFPADALAENLQKIQSIAVFEKDVSYGYRGALATDLKAALFDKNLRPNFSSFVAGLGGRDVRPEQLVEATMETITKKPTHKWIDIRG; this is encoded by the coding sequence ATGAAAGACGTTAGGATAATCACGGCCAATACCGCTGCTGCGATAGCGGCTGCCCTGTGTCGGGTACAGGTCATTGCCGCGTATCCTATTACTCCGCAGACTCCGGTGACCGAAGAACTGGCGGCGATGGTGGAACGAGACGAGCTTCAAGCCGAGTATCTGACTGTAGAGAGTGAGCACTCGGCCATGGCATCAATGGTTGCGGCATCCCAAATGGGTGCTCGCGTATTCACGGCGAGCAGTGCCAACGGGTTGCTCTACATGCATGAGATGCTGCACTGGGCTGCAGGAAGCAGAGTCCCTGTGGTTATGGCTTGCGTGAATCGCGGAGTTGGAGCTCCTTGGACGATCCTTAACGATCAGCAGGATTCCATATCACAAAGGGACACCGGCTGGATTCAACTGTATTGCCGAAACAGCCAGGAAGTCCTGGATACCCTTATCCAGGCATACCGCATCGCCGAGACCGTCTCGATCCCAGTAATGGTCTGTTACGATGGGTTTACCTTGTCCCATGCCAGTACCCCCGTAGAAGTGCCGCCCACAGCCAGCGTAGACAAATTTCTCGATGGCTGCTCCAATTCTTCAGGAATTGTTCACGGTACTTACATGAACCTGAATCCTCTCATTCTGAGTGAACCTCGACAGGATGTTGATGGAGACTTGAGACCCGGGTACATGGATCTGAGGTTCAGGCTCCAGGAGGATCTCGTTTCAGCTCTGGATACCATTGGCGAAACGGACCGCACATTCGGCAAAATTGTCGGGCGATCTTGGGGCGGTCTTGTGTGGTCGTACGGAATGGATGACGCGGAACATGCTCTCGTCAGTATGGGATCGCTCGCTTCGGAATGTACCGTGGGAGCCGATGCTTTACGGAAGAAAGGGATTCGTGCCGGAGTATTGGGTGTTCGGACCTATCGACCGTTTCCCGCGGATGCTCTTGCCGAAAATCTTCAAAAGATCCAATCGATAGCTGTTTTTGAAAAGGACGTGAGTTACGGTTATCGAGGAGCCTTGGCAACAGATCTGAAAGCAGCGCTGTTCGATAAGAATCTTAGACCGAATTTTTCGTCGTTTGTAGCCGGTCTGGGAGGTCGTGACGTCAGACCGGAACAGCTCGTGGAAGCGACTATGGAGACCATAACCAAGAAGCCAACCCACAAATGGATAGATATCCGCGGGTGA
- the xerA gene encoding site-specific tyrosine recombinase/integron integrase, whose product MLTYEHALILFVRHLETEKMRSPETVRAYVTDLRDFCRYLMDGKKFGEIEDVSKVDQFHIRGYLAGGFGRLRKTSVGRKLAALRSFFRFLVREKYLDLSPAAGIRAPKTEKPLPKALSVDEMERFFSRNTECGMRDMALFELLYSSGLRVSELTSLNVHDLDFDNGWLRVIGKGRKERYVPVGTGAVKALRQYLPLRSEIQSKAKIFTEALFLNSHGGRLSARSVARFVKQCALVAGIAKNVSPHAFRHSFATHMLHGGADLRSIQELLGHSSLSTTQRYTKADLAKLMEIYDQSHPRSGVEHPSGRKTKQKASGD is encoded by the coding sequence GTGTTGACCTACGAACATGCTTTGATCCTGTTTGTCAGGCATCTTGAAACAGAAAAGATGCGTTCTCCCGAAACGGTCCGCGCATACGTTACGGATCTGCGAGACTTCTGCAGGTACCTGATGGACGGGAAAAAATTCGGAGAGATAGAAGATGTCTCCAAGGTAGACCAATTTCATATCAGAGGTTATCTTGCCGGAGGATTCGGCCGACTAAGAAAAACCTCTGTCGGGCGAAAACTCGCCGCATTACGGAGTTTCTTCCGATTTCTCGTTCGCGAAAAATACCTTGACCTCAGCCCTGCAGCAGGAATCCGTGCGCCGAAGACCGAAAAGCCTCTTCCGAAAGCTCTCTCGGTCGATGAAATGGAACGATTCTTCAGCAGGAATACGGAATGCGGGATGCGGGACATGGCACTGTTTGAGTTGCTGTATTCATCCGGATTACGCGTCAGTGAGTTGACGTCTTTGAATGTCCACGATCTCGATTTCGACAATGGGTGGTTGAGGGTAATAGGAAAAGGGCGCAAAGAAAGGTATGTTCCTGTTGGAACGGGTGCGGTAAAGGCATTGAGACAATATCTGCCACTCCGTTCGGAGATTCAGTCCAAAGCAAAGATATTTACTGAAGCTCTATTCCTGAATTCTCACGGAGGACGCCTTTCTGCAAGAAGTGTAGCGCGTTTTGTTAAGCAATGCGCTCTGGTGGCTGGTATCGCAAAAAATGTTTCCCCTCACGCTTTCCGCCATTCCTTCGCCACCCACATGCTTCACGGGGGTGCAGATTTGAGATCTATACAAGAGTTATTGGGACATTCCAGTCTTTCCACAACCCAGAGGTATACGAAAGCAGATCTGGCAAAACTCATGGAAATATACGACCAGTCCCATCCGCGCAGCGGAGTGGAGCATCCCTCCGGACGAAAAACAAAACAAAAAGCATCCGGAGACTAA
- a CDS encoding 2-oxoacid:acceptor oxidoreductase family protein, with the protein MSFTYEIVWHGRGGQGAVTAAKILTEAAYYQGFKGVSAKPTYFSERRGAPVSVHTRISREPIRTFSNVLLPDIAVVLDDNLLDMINVTANLKNGGTLVVNSARSPEELGIEGPYTIAVADAFHSSEAAGLIVEGNVLISTSILGPFAAASDLVNLENIRMAVSKKFRGGARERNFAALDYAFQNTRVLRYELSAASAG; encoded by the coding sequence ATGAGTTTCACCTATGAAATCGTTTGGCACGGTCGTGGAGGTCAGGGAGCGGTAACCGCTGCAAAAATCCTGACAGAGGCGGCTTATTATCAGGGCTTCAAAGGCGTCAGTGCAAAACCGACGTATTTCTCGGAACGGAGAGGCGCGCCGGTCAGTGTTCATACAAGAATCTCCCGAGAGCCTATTCGGACTTTTTCCAATGTTCTTTTACCGGATATAGCTGTGGTTCTGGATGATAATTTGCTCGATATGATCAATGTGACTGCCAACCTGAAGAATGGCGGGACACTGGTGGTCAACTCCGCTCGCTCCCCCGAAGAACTCGGTATTGAAGGGCCGTACACCATAGCAGTTGCAGATGCTTTTCACTCTTCTGAAGCGGCCGGTCTCATAGTTGAAGGAAACGTGCTCATTTCCACCTCCATTCTTGGTCCCTTTGCGGCTGCATCCGATCTGGTTAATCTCGAGAATATACGTATGGCAGTGAGCAAGAAGTTCAGGGGCGGCGCACGCGAGCGAAATTTTGCCGCACTGGATTACGCATTTCAGAATACGCGTGTTCTTAGATATGAACTATCGGCTGCTTCTGCCGGCTAG
- the hslV gene encoding ATP-dependent protease subunit HslV, whose protein sequence is MKNTKVRSTTILCIRKGTKVVMAGDGQVSFGDTVVKHSAKKVRRLGKGMNILAGFAGSTADALTLLEKFEQMLEKYSNNLTRAAVELAKEWRTDRLLRRLEALLIVADADKTFLLSGNGDVVEPDDGIVAIGSGGNFALAAARALLQNTDLEPKEIAALSMGIAARICVYTNEEIVLEEL, encoded by the coding sequence ATGAAAAATACAAAAGTGAGATCGACCACTATTCTTTGTATCCGGAAAGGCACCAAAGTGGTAATGGCCGGTGACGGCCAGGTGTCATTCGGAGATACGGTTGTCAAACACTCTGCCAAAAAGGTTCGGAGACTTGGAAAAGGCATGAATATTTTGGCAGGATTTGCCGGTTCCACGGCGGACGCACTCACGTTGCTGGAAAAATTCGAACAAATGCTGGAAAAGTATTCCAATAACCTGACCCGCGCGGCTGTAGAGTTGGCCAAAGAATGGCGAACAGATCGGCTTTTGAGAAGATTGGAAGCGCTGCTTATAGTGGCGGATGCGGACAAAACATTCCTTCTCTCAGGCAACGGCGATGTGGTAGAACCTGATGACGGTATCGTAGCCATAGGATCGGGCGGAAACTTTGCACTGGCTGCAGCAAGGGCGCTGCTCCAAAATACGGATTTGGAGCCAAAGGAAATTGCCGCGCTTTCCATGGGTATTGCCGCTCGGATTTGCGTTTACACAAATGAGGAGATAGTATTGGAGGAACTTTGA
- a CDS encoding DNA-methyltransferase, producing MHSSEVMEELPDNSISLMVTSPPYNVGKEYDRDLSLREYLDFISQVLKETHRVLVPGGRVAFNVANIGRKPYIPLNGHIASIASDIGFLMRGEIIWVKGKGSTGSCAWGSWMSAGNPTLRDLHEYVLIFCKDRFDRTTRGKSTISRDEFMAATTSVWYIPAESARRVKHPAPFPTTLVERLIQLYTFEEEVILDPFMGSGSSAVAAVRTNRHFVGYEVEPAYVSLCMERVSRLTGQSLSA from the coding sequence ATGCATTCATCAGAAGTTATGGAGGAACTACCGGATAATTCGATTTCTCTCATGGTCACGTCTCCGCCTTATAATGTCGGCAAGGAATACGATCGGGACCTGAGTCTCAGAGAGTACCTCGATTTCATCTCACAGGTGCTGAAAGAAACCCATCGAGTGCTGGTACCGGGCGGCAGAGTTGCATTCAATGTGGCCAATATCGGGCGAAAGCCCTATATCCCGCTCAACGGTCATATTGCTTCCATCGCCTCGGATATAGGATTTCTCATGCGAGGCGAGATCATATGGGTGAAGGGAAAAGGATCGACCGGTTCCTGTGCCTGGGGTTCATGGATGTCTGCCGGAAACCCCACGCTGCGGGACTTGCACGAGTACGTCTTGATCTTCTGCAAAGACCGTTTCGATCGTACTACACGGGGAAAATCGACGATTTCACGGGACGAATTCATGGCAGCCACTACGAGCGTGTGGTACATTCCCGCGGAGTCTGCCCGACGAGTGAAACATCCGGCGCCTTTCCCAACGACTTTGGTAGAGAGACTCATTCAATTGTATACCTTCGAGGAAGAAGTAATCCTCGATCCATTCATGGGAAGTGGATCCAGCGCTGTGGCCGCGGTACGGACGAATCGCCATTTTGTAGGATATGAAGTGGAACCGGCGTACGTGTCCCTGTGCATGGAACGCGTCTCTCGCCTGACAGGACAATCTTTGTCTGCCTGA
- the hslU gene encoding ATP-dependent protease ATPase subunit HslU: METFTPRQIVAELDKYIIGQDRAKRMVAIALRNRWRRRQVPEDLQDEIAPKNIIMIGPTGVGKTEIARRLAKLAQSPFLKVEASKFTEVGYVGRDVESMIRDLMEIGINMVRQEEYETLRPKAEELAEERLLDILLPVRSSRRPRRPGTGPVAVESGEDMEVAQRTREKFKRMLRSGRLADREVEIETQMNAIPVVEVFSPAGMEEMDINLKDMFSNIFPGKTKRRKVKVPEALQILVQEELGRLIDNDKVTKMAKERVEQTGIVFIDEMDKIAGSHSHAGGPDVSREGVQRDLLPIIEGSTVNTKHGVVRTDHILFIAAGAFHVSKPSDLIPEIQGRFPLRAELSALTREDFVRILTEPRNALTKQYQELLKTEGVTLEIETDAIQEIALLAEEVNERAENIGARRLHTIMEKLLEEISFEAPDMWGVTVRISPAIVRERLQDIVKSEDLSRYIL; the protein is encoded by the coding sequence ATGGAAACGTTCACTCCACGCCAAATTGTTGCCGAACTCGACAAGTACATCATCGGACAGGATCGCGCCAAACGTATGGTGGCAATAGCCCTGCGAAACCGATGGAGACGAAGGCAGGTTCCTGAGGATCTCCAGGATGAGATCGCCCCCAAGAATATCATTATGATCGGCCCGACGGGTGTCGGAAAAACCGAAATAGCACGAAGATTGGCAAAACTCGCTCAATCGCCTTTCCTCAAGGTCGAAGCCTCAAAATTCACGGAGGTAGGGTACGTTGGACGGGACGTCGAATCCATGATCAGAGATCTCATGGAAATTGGGATCAACATGGTGAGACAAGAAGAGTACGAAACGCTTCGCCCGAAAGCGGAAGAATTGGCGGAAGAGAGACTTCTCGATATTCTGCTGCCGGTGAGATCTTCACGTAGACCCAGAAGACCGGGCACGGGGCCGGTCGCTGTTGAGTCCGGCGAGGACATGGAGGTCGCTCAAAGAACCCGCGAAAAATTCAAGAGAATGCTTCGTTCAGGCAGATTGGCCGACAGGGAAGTGGAAATAGAAACTCAGATGAATGCGATCCCTGTCGTAGAGGTTTTCTCTCCCGCAGGCATGGAGGAAATGGACATCAACCTCAAGGACATGTTCTCGAACATATTTCCGGGGAAAACCAAACGGAGAAAGGTCAAGGTTCCTGAAGCACTGCAAATTCTCGTGCAAGAAGAATTGGGCAGGCTTATCGACAATGACAAAGTGACCAAGATGGCGAAGGAGCGTGTGGAACAAACCGGAATCGTGTTTATCGACGAAATGGACAAGATTGCCGGAAGTCATTCCCATGCCGGAGGCCCGGATGTTTCACGGGAAGGAGTCCAAAGAGATCTGCTTCCCATTATCGAGGGCAGCACCGTCAATACCAAGCATGGAGTAGTAAGGACGGATCACATCCTTTTCATAGCCGCCGGTGCATTTCACGTTTCGAAGCCTTCAGACCTGATTCCTGAAATACAGGGTCGTTTTCCGTTGCGCGCGGAATTATCCGCTCTCACCCGGGAAGACTTCGTCCGCATTTTGACCGAACCCCGGAATGCTTTAACGAAGCAATATCAGGAGCTCCTCAAGACTGAAGGAGTGACTCTCGAGATAGAAACCGACGCCATCCAGGAAATCGCTTTACTGGCAGAGGAAGTCAACGAACGTGCGGAAAACATCGGCGCTCGCCGTCTTCACACCATAATGGAGAAACTCCTGGAAGAAATCTCTTTCGAGGCTCCGGATATGTGGGGCGTTACGGTACGTATTAGTCCCGCAATAGTCAGGGAAAGACTACAAGATATCGTGAAAAGTGAGGACCTGAGCCGTTACATCCTGTAA
- a CDS encoding 4Fe-4S binding protein codes for MADKIRETTIAASKPAPGEAGRTGDWRSHTPRIDHEKCSQKETCLLCWLYCPDGVISREFPLEIDLEYCKGCGICAEECPRKAITMVEGRQIEGDPDERR; via the coding sequence ATGGCTGACAAGATAAGAGAAACTACGATTGCCGCGTCAAAACCGGCGCCCGGAGAAGCGGGTCGTACTGGAGACTGGAGATCCCACACTCCCCGAATCGATCATGAAAAGTGCTCTCAAAAAGAGACCTGTCTTTTGTGCTGGTTGTACTGTCCGGACGGGGTGATTTCGAGAGAATTTCCTCTGGAGATAGACCTGGAATACTGCAAAGGCTGCGGTATTTGTGCAGAAGAATGTCCTCGTAAAGCCATTACCATGGTGGAAGGAAGGCAGATCGAAGGAGACCCGGATGAAAGACGTTAG
- a CDS encoding ABC transporter permease, with amino-acid sequence MLIYDLTRISLKQIYRNKRRYKSVIIGISLGIAGLVTIITMGQSVESDLSRNLELLGSTTIIKATWDTEKMTQWHNGQYYQNDVDELRQLPGCRFVSPIVWTWAYTFSRDRTKIQGRLMGVESNFFDAVHLPVETGRIIGDNDLRRMSSVCVLGKRIKNSLFKPEENPLGSTIFIDGNMFTVIGILGGMEDPLFDETILIPFTVARSRFAYMYEIKDIYVRAVNWDIVGQLQQQIYELLLRNRPAFADSVEVRSFPERIQTVQRAVLLVKVFLYFALMVTLVLGGLGITNVMLAAVQERTTEIGLRKAVGATDKMIMSQFLLESVCISFTGAIIGIFSGYLLVEWLIRIFQTMPDQEVFYASLAGGVLFSVILGITSGLLPARRASQLDAAEAMSFE; translated from the coding sequence ATGCTCATTTATGACCTGACGAGAATCTCACTCAAGCAAATCTACAGAAACAAACGACGCTATAAGAGCGTGATTATTGGTATTTCTCTTGGGATTGCCGGTCTCGTGACCATAATCACCATGGGGCAGTCCGTTGAGAGCGATTTGAGCCGAAATCTGGAATTACTCGGCAGTACCACTATTATCAAAGCCACATGGGATACGGAAAAGATGACCCAGTGGCACAATGGTCAGTATTACCAGAATGATGTTGACGAATTGCGGCAACTGCCCGGATGCCGGTTCGTTTCGCCGATCGTATGGACCTGGGCTTATACGTTCTCCCGCGACCGGACCAAAATTCAGGGTAGACTCATGGGAGTGGAATCGAATTTCTTCGATGCAGTCCACCTTCCCGTGGAAACAGGACGGATAATCGGCGACAACGATCTGAGGAGAATGTCCAGCGTCTGTGTACTTGGAAAACGGATCAAGAATTCTCTGTTCAAGCCTGAAGAAAATCCTTTGGGATCGACCATATTTATTGACGGTAACATGTTCACCGTGATCGGTATTCTTGGAGGCATGGAAGACCCACTTTTTGATGAGACCATCCTCATTCCTTTTACGGTTGCCAGGTCCCGGTTTGCATATATGTACGAAATCAAAGACATATATGTGCGAGCGGTAAACTGGGATATAGTCGGCCAGTTGCAGCAACAGATCTATGAACTGCTTCTGCGTAACAGGCCGGCGTTCGCCGATTCCGTGGAAGTGCGCTCTTTTCCGGAACGCATTCAGACAGTCCAAAGAGCAGTTCTTCTGGTAAAGGTTTTCCTGTACTTTGCGCTGATGGTGACGCTTGTGCTGGGTGGGCTCGGTATTACCAACGTTATGCTTGCCGCAGTTCAGGAGAGGACAACCGAAATCGGCTTACGAAAAGCCGTAGGCGCAACCGATAAGATGATTATGTCTCAATTTCTTCTGGAATCCGTGTGCATCAGCTTTACAGGAGCGATTATAGGAATATTTTCCGGATACCTGCTGGTCGAATGGTTAATCCGCATTTTTCAGACCATGCCGGATCAGGAAGTATTCTATGCCAGTCTTGCCGGCGGCGTGCTGTTCAGTGTGATCCTCGGAATTACTTCAGGATTATTGCCGGCACGGCGGGCAAGCCAATTAGATGCAGCGGAAGCCATGAGTTTTGAATAG
- a CDS encoding glycosyltransferase: MFFEPEVIKLVSYESVILAITAGCLGLIATLVLIPVLKKSAFKHQILSYPGGRRNHEKPTPLLGGVAIYIPFTVAFFVFYFLEVSGRLPFGKVASSQMLSLFLGATTIHILGTYDDIIGLHWTRKLAGQFCAVGILLLGGHTITTATIPFVGLVNFGWLGGPVFLVSILAIVNGINLIDGLDGLAGGICFFAAITSGIIGLFKGDLFVASIAFTISGSLLGFLCHNFPPASIYLGDGGSLMLGFVLGTLATSSAAISPGQRSGTMGMILIPFLPFGIALLDVLLAIIRRWVTGRRIFLADSDHLHHRLMEKFGEPRKVAAIIYFFSALLAAMTLVLVLGPRSMWSVSFILGSGMILLFVVVSMLRLYRIETLSKTIENRPHFQFLSSYHSFMSRRIHRARSFEELISLLESGVRDLGCDFVEVYYGQNTVRKWMVQQKLHEGAPRTEAERTFHGVRFHVRWAFPIHESETYHKYLLLTWYRVLNELEERLQSFSDGSQLYEWLTEQRYVRSILSSQQAEFSNHVQNSAIQDYLVHSPVPFYVVTVNHNNFEELRRLIVSLEPFKYLKKLIIVNHSSPESVGNPVASFPIQIIHQENKGYGAGLNRGLEEISEPNAITLLCNPDVTIINPEAMLEAIEYLTQNPEVSCLIPTLVDPRFRPTYSCRKFYTLKTLIASRMPWFKNRPPEFLKQHLYIDRNRSDPFEIDWGCGAAMLFRNSLFPHPLSFDERFFLYFEDVDLCTKAWQAGFSVVFFPKLVCLHDEQKRSHSQMSFFITHLVSMFKYMNKYSGLPRREHLTDRSRN; this comes from the coding sequence TTGTTTTTTGAACCAGAGGTAATCAAGTTGGTTTCATACGAAAGCGTTATTCTTGCAATTACTGCAGGTTGTCTTGGGTTGATTGCCACGCTGGTCTTAATTCCGGTTCTGAAGAAATCCGCATTCAAACATCAGATCCTTTCCTATCCAGGTGGACGCAGAAATCATGAAAAACCTACGCCGCTCCTGGGTGGAGTAGCGATTTACATCCCTTTTACCGTCGCTTTCTTCGTTTTCTATTTTTTGGAGGTGTCCGGGAGACTTCCATTCGGAAAAGTGGCGAGCAGTCAGATGCTTTCCCTTTTCTTAGGCGCAACCACTATCCATATTTTAGGCACTTACGACGATATCATCGGTTTGCATTGGACAAGGAAACTTGCCGGACAATTTTGTGCGGTCGGAATCCTGCTGTTGGGCGGCCACACCATTACCACTGCCACTATTCCCTTTGTTGGACTTGTAAATTTCGGCTGGTTAGGCGGTCCTGTGTTCCTGGTATCCATTCTGGCCATTGTAAACGGCATCAACCTCATAGACGGACTCGACGGTTTGGCTGGGGGAATCTGTTTTTTTGCCGCAATTACCAGTGGCATAATCGGGTTGTTCAAGGGGGACCTGTTCGTTGCCAGCATAGCCTTTACCATTTCGGGCAGTCTTCTTGGATTCCTTTGTCATAATTTTCCACCTGCTTCCATCTACCTGGGAGACGGCGGAAGCCTCATGCTCGGATTCGTGCTTGGTACTCTGGCGACCAGCTCAGCCGCAATTTCTCCGGGCCAGCGTTCCGGCACTATGGGGATGATACTGATACCATTCCTTCCTTTCGGCATTGCACTCCTGGACGTGCTACTGGCAATAATACGGAGGTGGGTAACAGGAAGAAGAATATTTCTCGCTGATTCCGATCACTTGCATCATCGTCTGATGGAAAAATTTGGTGAACCCAGAAAAGTTGCCGCCATCATCTATTTCTTCAGCGCACTCCTCGCGGCCATGACTCTCGTGCTCGTCCTGGGGCCAAGATCCATGTGGAGCGTGAGCTTCATTCTCGGATCGGGGATGATCCTGCTCTTCGTCGTCGTCTCGATGCTCAGGCTTTACCGTATTGAAACTCTTTCCAAGACCATTGAAAATAGGCCTCATTTCCAGTTCCTTTCGAGCTATCATTCGTTTATGAGTCGCAGGATACATCGAGCCCGTTCCTTTGAAGAACTGATCTCCTTGTTGGAATCGGGAGTACGGGATTTAGGCTGCGATTTTGTCGAGGTCTACTACGGTCAGAATACGGTCAGGAAATGGATGGTTCAGCAGAAGCTACATGAGGGAGCTCCGAGGACAGAAGCCGAAAGGACCTTCCATGGAGTGCGATTTCACGTACGATGGGCATTCCCCATTCATGAAAGCGAAACATATCACAAGTATCTTCTCCTTACATGGTACAGAGTCCTTAACGAGCTGGAAGAACGGCTCCAATCGTTTTCCGACGGATCTCAATTGTATGAATGGCTCACAGAACAGAGATATGTCAGGAGCATTCTCAGTTCACAACAGGCTGAATTTTCCAATCACGTGCAGAATTCCGCCATACAGGATTATCTCGTGCATTCTCCCGTCCCTTTTTACGTAGTAACTGTCAACCACAACAATTTTGAAGAATTGCGCCGTCTCATCGTATCTCTGGAACCGTTCAAATATCTCAAAAAGCTCATCATTGTTAACCATTCCAGTCCCGAGAGTGTTGGGAATCCCGTGGCATCGTTCCCGATCCAGATTATCCATCAGGAAAACAAAGGATATGGAGCAGGTCTGAACAGGGGCCTGGAGGAGATTTCGGAACCGAACGCAATTACTCTTCTGTGCAATCCGGATGTCACGATCATCAACCCGGAAGCGATGCTGGAAGCTATCGAATACCTCACGCAAAACCCCGAGGTAAGTTGTCTTATTCCAACCCTGGTCGATCCGAGATTCCGTCCCACCTATTCCTGTCGCAAATTTTATACCCTAAAGACTCTTATTGCTTCGAGAATGCCCTGGTTTAAGAATCGTCCGCCGGAGTTTCTTAAGCAGCATCTCTATATTGACCGGAACAGATCGGATCCTTTTGAAATTGATTGGGGCTGCGGAGCTGCCATGTTGTTCAGAAATTCTCTCTTTCCGCATCCACTCTCCTTTGACGAGCGATTTTTTCTGTACTTCGAGGATGTCGATCTGTGCACGAAAGCATGGCAGGCAGGCTTTTCCGTGGTTTTTTTCCCGAAGCTCGTCTGCCTTCATGATGAGCAGAAGCGCAGCCATAGTCAAATGAGCTTTTTCATTACGCACCTTGTAAGCATGTTCAAATATATGAACAAATATTCGGGATTGCCTCGACGTGAGCATCTCACAGATCGATCCCGGAATTAA